The following are from one region of the Klebsiella aerogenes genome:
- the pbp4b gene encoding penicillin binding protein PBP4B, whose amino-acid sequence MKLNIIAAVLLTFSISAFAVDYPVLTNTSPEKVGFDVKKLNRLDSWVQNQIDAGYSGMNILVIKDNHIVLQKAWGYAKKYEGSTLLTDPIRATTSTMYDLASNTKMYATNFALQKLVYEGKINVNDLVSKYIPGFSDSPGDKIKGKNTLRISDILHHVAGFPADPQYPNQKVAGDLFSQDKNTTLEMIKKTPLEYQPGTRHIYSDVDYMILGFIIESVTAMPLDRYVETHIYKPLGLKHTVFNPLVKGFTQQQIAATELNGNTRDGVISFPNIRTRTIWGQVHDEKAWYSMGGVSGHAGLFSNTGDMAVLMQVMLNGGGYGNVKLFDAATVSQFTHSSKEDATYGLGWRVNGNASMTPTFGVLASSQTYGHTGWTGTLTAIDPVNHMAIVILGNRPHSPVADPKANPNVFVSGLLPAATYGWIVDQIYGALK is encoded by the coding sequence ATGAAATTAAATATCATTGCGGCGGTTTTACTGACATTTTCTATCTCCGCTTTTGCCGTTGATTATCCGGTATTGACAAACACAAGCCCGGAAAAGGTTGGTTTTGATGTTAAAAAGCTTAATCGACTGGATAGTTGGGTACAAAATCAGATTGATGCTGGATATTCCGGTATGAACATTCTGGTAATAAAAGATAACCATATTGTTCTGCAAAAAGCCTGGGGCTATGCAAAAAAATATGAGGGTTCCACACTGCTCACTGATCCTATCAGGGCCACAACCAGCACAATGTATGATCTGGCGTCAAACACTAAAATGTACGCGACAAATTTTGCATTGCAAAAACTGGTGTATGAAGGAAAAATAAACGTAAACGATTTAGTCTCAAAATATATCCCAGGATTCAGCGATTCACCTGGTGATAAAATTAAAGGAAAAAATACGTTACGGATTTCCGACATTCTTCATCACGTCGCTGGTTTCCCGGCAGATCCACAATATCCTAATCAGAAAGTGGCGGGTGATTTATTCTCACAGGATAAAAATACTACACTGGAAATGATAAAGAAAACGCCGCTTGAGTATCAGCCTGGTACCAGGCATATTTATAGCGATGTTGATTATATGATCCTCGGCTTTATAATCGAATCGGTAACCGCGATGCCGCTGGATCGCTATGTTGAAACTCATATTTATAAACCACTCGGATTAAAACATACGGTATTTAATCCGCTGGTTAAGGGATTTACACAACAACAAATTGCCGCCACTGAACTCAATGGCAATACCCGCGATGGAGTGATCAGCTTTCCCAACATTCGTACCCGTACCATCTGGGGCCAGGTACATGATGAAAAAGCCTGGTACTCAATGGGGGGAGTGTCAGGTCATGCCGGATTGTTCTCTAATACGGGCGATATGGCAGTACTGATGCAGGTTATGCTCAACGGGGGCGGTTACGGCAACGTGAAGCTGTTCGACGCTGCCACGGTTTCTCAATTCACACATAGCTCAAAAGAGGACGCGACATACGGCTTAGGATGGCGTGTAAATGGCAATGCCTCGATGACGCCGACGTTTGGCGTTCTGGCAAGCTCACAGACGTATGGCCATACCGGATGGACAGGGACACTGACCGCGATTGATCCGGTAAATCATATGGCTATCGTTATTTTGGGGAACAGGCCGCATTCACCTGTTGCAGATCCTAAAGCAAATCCAAACGTGTTTGTCAGCGGCTTATTGCCAGCGGCGACCTACGGCTGGATTGTCGATCAGATATATGGCGCCTTGAAATAA
- the murP gene encoding PTS N-acetylmuramic acid transporter subunit IIBC: protein MSKNISKELLTKIVELVGGADNIINCGNCMTRLRLKVADIALISPELQTALKGSVSGAVINGNEVQIIFGVGKAQRAAESMNTLLGVKDLNAIAAENKNQMKNKQQSSLQQFLANFATIFTPLIPGFIAAGLMLGIATLIGTLAHIAPDAKGFLPDALNFLKIFSKGLFTFLVVLIGYNAQKAFGGTGVNGAIIAALFILGYNPTATVGYFSGLQDFFGHTIDPRGNIIGVLLAAYVGAKIERFFRRYIPDELDMILTSMLTLIVTAILTFIVIMPIGVWLFQGMSWLFMHLNSNPFGCAVLAGVFLIAVVFGVHQGFIPVYLALMDSQGFNSLFPILSMAGAGQVGASLALYWKADKASVLRTQIRGAIIPGLLGVGEPLIYGVTLPRMKPFVTACIGGAVGGLFIGTVAWFGLPVGLNSAFGPSGLVALPLMTSNSGILPAIAVYGGGVLISYIAGFIITVLFGCKNVDLD, encoded by the coding sequence ATGTCTAAAAATATTAGCAAGGAATTGCTGACTAAAATTGTTGAACTGGTGGGAGGGGCTGACAATATTATCAATTGTGGGAATTGCATGACCCGCTTACGATTAAAAGTTGCTGATATTGCACTTATTTCCCCTGAGCTACAGACTGCGCTTAAAGGTTCAGTTAGCGGGGCTGTTATTAATGGTAATGAAGTGCAAATTATTTTTGGTGTTGGAAAAGCGCAACGCGCAGCAGAAAGCATGAACACATTGCTAGGTGTGAAAGATTTAAATGCCATTGCTGCCGAAAACAAAAACCAAATGAAGAATAAACAACAATCTTCTCTACAGCAATTCCTGGCAAACTTCGCAACAATTTTTACACCATTAATTCCAGGATTTATTGCCGCAGGGTTAATGCTCGGCATTGCCACATTAATTGGCACACTGGCGCATATTGCGCCGGATGCTAAGGGATTTTTACCTGATGCGCTGAATTTCCTGAAAATATTCAGCAAGGGATTGTTTACTTTCCTGGTGGTGCTGATTGGTTATAATGCGCAAAAAGCGTTTGGTGGTACCGGTGTGAATGGTGCGATTATCGCCGCATTATTTATACTCGGTTATAATCCAACGGCAACTGTAGGCTATTTTTCCGGGCTGCAGGATTTTTTCGGCCACACGATTGACCCTCGTGGTAATATTATTGGTGTGTTGCTGGCGGCGTATGTCGGTGCCAAAATTGAGCGGTTCTTCAGACGCTATATTCCAGACGAACTGGATATGATTTTAACCTCAATGTTGACATTAATTGTCACTGCTATTCTGACGTTTATTGTTATTATGCCTATCGGCGTCTGGCTGTTCCAGGGAATGTCCTGGCTGTTTATGCACTTAAACAGCAATCCATTCGGTTGTGCGGTTCTGGCTGGCGTATTCCTGATTGCGGTTGTGTTCGGCGTTCACCAGGGCTTTATTCCTGTCTACCTGGCGCTGATGGACTCTCAGGGCTTTAATTCGCTTTTCCCTATCCTCTCGATGGCTGGCGCTGGTCAGGTTGGCGCATCACTGGCATTGTACTGGAAAGCGGATAAAGCCTCCGTGCTGCGTACACAGATTCGTGGCGCGATTATCCCCGGCCTGTTGGGGGTTGGCGAACCACTGATCTACGGTGTGACCTTACCCCGTATGAAACCGTTCGTGACTGCCTGTATTGGCGGGGCTGTTGGCGGGTTATTTATCGGTACCGTTGCCTGGTTTGGGTTGCCTGTTGGCCTGAACAGTGCATTTGGCCCGTCCGGGCTGGTTGCATTACCGCTTATGACGTCTAATAGTGGAATTCTCCCGGCGATCGCCGTTTATGGCGGCGGCGTGCTGATTTCATATATCGCTGGGTTTATCATCACGGTGCTGTTCGGTTGCAAAAACGTGGATCTGGATTGA
- a CDS encoding amidohydrolase, with product MSQTATLILTHGQIHTLDRANPLAEAVAIANGKILATGSHDRIMSFAADGTQVVDLKGHTVIPGLNDSHLHLIRGGLNYNLELRWEGVPSLADALRMLKDQADRTPSPQWVRVVGGWSEFQFAERRMPTLEELNEAAPDTPVFVLHLYDRALLNRAALKAVGYSKETPDPAGGEIVRDNHGNPTGMLIAKPNAMILYATLAKGPKLPLDLQINSTRQFMRELNRLGLTSAIDAGGGFQNYPEDYEIIEQLHAKEQMTVRIAYNLFTQRPKQELEDFERWTDMLKPGQGTDFYRANGAGEMLVFSAADFEDFLQPRPDLPEGMEDELERVVRHLVEHRWPFRLHATYDESIGRMLDVFEKVNRDIPFNGLHWFFDHAETITERNIERVKALGGGIAVQHRMAFQGEYFVDRYGKEAVKHTPPVAKMLELEVPVGLGTDATRVASYNPWTALYWLVSGRTVGGMAMYDDNNRLPRDVALELWTAGSAWFSSEQGKKGRIEKDQLADLVVLSKDYFSVAEEEIKGIESVLTIVDGKVVYAAGHFSPLAPPPIPVLPEWSPVVKVPGHYRSAPPTAAKIGAIVQMHQCCGSCGVHGHQHDIARKSSIPVADEQAFWGVLGCSCFAF from the coding sequence ATGTCGCAAACTGCCACACTGATTCTGACCCACGGGCAGATTCATACCCTCGATCGCGCGAATCCGCTGGCGGAAGCCGTGGCGATCGCCAACGGAAAAATTCTGGCGACCGGAAGTCACGATCGGATCATGAGTTTCGCCGCTGACGGCACGCAAGTCGTCGATCTTAAAGGGCATACGGTGATCCCGGGCCTTAACGACTCGCACCTGCACCTGATCCGCGGCGGCCTGAACTACAACCTTGAACTGCGCTGGGAAGGGGTACCTTCGCTGGCCGATGCGTTGCGTATGCTCAAAGATCAGGCCGATCGCACCCCGTCGCCGCAGTGGGTGCGGGTGGTCGGCGGCTGGAGCGAATTCCAGTTTGCCGAACGACGCATGCCGACGCTGGAAGAGCTTAATGAAGCGGCGCCGGATACGCCGGTATTCGTACTGCATCTCTACGATCGCGCGTTGCTTAACCGTGCGGCGCTGAAGGCCGTTGGCTATAGCAAAGAGACGCCGGATCCGGCGGGCGGCGAGATCGTTCGTGATAACCACGGTAATCCGACCGGGATGCTGATCGCCAAGCCAAATGCGATGATCCTTTATGCCACGCTGGCCAAAGGGCCGAAGTTGCCGCTGGATTTGCAGATCAATTCCACCCGCCAGTTTATGCGTGAATTGAACCGTTTAGGTTTGACCAGCGCTATTGATGCCGGGGGCGGTTTCCAGAACTACCCTGAAGATTATGAAATTATCGAGCAGCTGCACGCCAAAGAGCAGATGACCGTACGTATCGCCTACAACCTCTTTACCCAGCGGCCGAAGCAGGAGCTGGAGGATTTTGAACGCTGGACCGACATGCTGAAGCCGGGACAGGGCACTGATTTTTATCGCGCCAACGGTGCTGGCGAAATGCTGGTCTTCTCGGCGGCGGATTTTGAAGACTTCCTGCAGCCGCGCCCGGATCTGCCGGAAGGGATGGAAGATGAGCTGGAGCGCGTGGTACGCCACCTGGTGGAGCACCGTTGGCCGTTCCGCCTGCATGCTACCTACGACGAGTCGATCGGCCGGATGCTGGATGTTTTCGAAAAGGTGAACCGTGATATTCCGTTTAACGGCCTGCACTGGTTCTTCGACCATGCAGAGACCATTACGGAACGTAATATCGAACGGGTGAAAGCGCTGGGCGGCGGTATCGCGGTGCAGCATCGAATGGCCTTCCAGGGGGAGTATTTTGTCGACCGCTACGGTAAAGAGGCGGTAAAACATACGCCGCCGGTGGCGAAAATGCTTGAGCTGGAGGTGCCGGTAGGGCTGGGTACCGATGCGACGCGCGTCGCCAGCTATAACCCGTGGACTGCGCTGTACTGGCTGGTTTCCGGGCGTACCGTTGGCGGGATGGCGATGTACGACGATAACAACCGTCTGCCGCGCGATGTTGCCCTTGAGCTGTGGACGGCGGGTAGCGCGTGGTTCTCCAGTGAACAGGGTAAAAAAGGGCGGATTGAGAAAGATCAGCTGGCTGACCTGGTGGTGCTGTCAAAAGACTACTTCAGCGTCGCGGAGGAAGAGATTAAGGGCATTGAGTCGGTATTGACCATTGTCGATGGCAAAGTGGTCTATGCCGCCGGTCACTTCTCGCCGCTGGCGCCGCCGCCGATTCCGGTATTGCCGGAGTGGTCGCCGGTAGTCAAGGTTCCGGGTCATTACCGCTCTGCACCGCCGACAGCCGCGAAAATTGGCGCGATAGTGCAGATGCACCAATGCTGCGGCAGTTGTGGCGTGCACGGTCATCAGCATGATATTGCACGCAAATCGTCGATTCCGGTGGCCGATGAGCAGGCGTTCTGGGGCGTATTAGGCTGTTCATGCTTTGCCTTCTGA
- the acpH gene encoding ACP phosphodiesterase yields MNFLAHLHLAHLADSSLSGNLLADFVRGNPQGEYPADVVDGIYMHRRIDVMTDNLAEVKEAREWFRPETRRVAPISLDVMWDHFLSHHWAQISPDLPLSEFVRYAHAQVAQILPASPPRFVNLNEYMWSERWLERYQDMEFIQRVLNGMASRRPRLDALRDSWHDLDNHYEQLEQQFWRFYPQMMEQAKKGTL; encoded by the coding sequence ATGAATTTTCTCGCGCATTTACACCTCGCCCACCTCGCGGATAGCTCGCTGTCGGGTAATCTGCTGGCCGATTTCGTCCGTGGTAACCCACAAGGCGAGTATCCCGCCGACGTCGTTGACGGCATTTATATGCACCGGCGTATCGACGTGATGACCGACAACCTGGCGGAAGTCAAAGAGGCCCGCGAGTGGTTTCGCCCCGAGACCCGCCGCGTCGCGCCGATTTCTCTCGACGTCATGTGGGATCACTTCTTGTCGCACCACTGGGCTCAGATCTCCCCTGACCTACCGCTGAGCGAGTTCGTGCGCTACGCCCACGCTCAGGTCGCGCAAATTCTGCCCGCTTCGCCCCCGCGTTTCGTTAACCTCAACGAATATATGTGGTCTGAGCGCTGGCTGGAACGCTATCAGGATATGGAGTTTATTCAGCGCGTACTGAACGGCATGGCCAGCCGCCGACCGCGTCTTGATGCCCTGCGTGATTCATGGCACGACCTCGACAATCATTATGAGCAACTCGAACAGCAGTTCTGGCGTTTTTATCCGCAAATGATGGAACAAGCGAAAAAAGGCACCTTATGA
- a CDS encoding DUF2057 family protein: MKTIFLLMTFIISFPTFANVNLELGDTVVALAAKGAKVSMFSKDISLPTGDEKLVIKFDSAVNPESVNQNRGRITSTPYIISFNYIGADKLVLSAQKVMDEKSAKEQAINPQFILTANGKPVPFTLKKIDQEAFNIFSDFKAFLKDENNSSEISSSDPVITPGSSDSLDKIKSDYNRLTDKQRLSFMKWLLNN, encoded by the coding sequence ATGAAGACAATATTTCTATTAATGACATTCATTATATCATTCCCGACGTTCGCGAACGTTAACCTGGAGTTGGGGGATACGGTTGTTGCGCTGGCGGCTAAGGGGGCAAAAGTATCGATGTTTTCAAAAGATATTTCACTGCCGACAGGTGATGAAAAATTAGTTATTAAATTTGATAGTGCTGTTAACCCTGAATCGGTCAACCAGAATCGGGGCCGGATTACATCCACTCCTTATATTATTTCATTTAACTACATCGGCGCTGACAAATTGGTTTTATCAGCACAAAAAGTCATGGATGAAAAAAGTGCGAAAGAGCAAGCCATCAACCCGCAATTTATTCTAACGGCAAATGGTAAACCCGTTCCCTTCACATTAAAGAAAATTGATCAGGAAGCATTTAATATATTTTCTGATTTTAAAGCTTTTTTAAAAGATGAAAATAATAGCTCTGAAATCTCTAGTTCTGATCCGGTAATAACTCCAGGAAGCAGCGATTCGCTTGATAAAATCAAAAGCGATTATAACAGGCTAACTGATAAACAACGTTTGTCATTCATGAAATGGTTATTAAATAACTAA
- a CDS encoding porin, with protein sequence MNKGFKYLVGLLFVASTSQAAVIYNADDGSNIDLYGRLGFNVSDKKSGDTSGDFDARIGFSARQMINDKFAVIGFTQYQVNAAEYANNIKAENPNDFTARYVWAGFDFAEYGKITAGRVSSGLIMFTDIGDVFASSDVAMARQANFVDSTAVQVFRQDGTVQYQNTIGDFDISTAYIIGNNTSSLDYGANSAVRYTLDLGAAGKLQPVIAVQQDKAKHGDQSGQSDDNADKYTMWGVGSRYYLGDFMFGLLYSQDEVTYLDGRPDSTDKDWEATIVYSLTPDWWFRTGYRHLINSDGDGLELRDTTFEVQYKLTAKSSLYGSYSWRNGEAGENRVTGKMVSFGGNNPEDDYFHLGLRYEF encoded by the coding sequence ATGAATAAGGGATTTAAATATTTAGTAGGATTATTATTTGTGGCGTCAACATCTCAGGCAGCGGTCATCTATAACGCAGATGATGGGTCGAACATAGATCTGTATGGTCGCCTTGGATTTAACGTTTCAGATAAAAAATCCGGTGATACATCGGGGGATTTCGATGCGCGTATTGGCTTCTCCGCGCGTCAGATGATCAATGACAAGTTCGCTGTTATTGGTTTCACACAGTATCAGGTTAATGCCGCTGAATATGCGAACAACATTAAAGCAGAGAACCCCAACGATTTTACCGCCCGCTATGTGTGGGCTGGATTTGATTTTGCAGAGTACGGCAAAATCACCGCCGGGCGCGTATCGTCCGGCCTGATTATGTTTACCGATATTGGTGATGTGTTCGCGTCGTCTGATGTCGCTATGGCCCGTCAGGCTAACTTTGTGGATTCAACCGCGGTACAGGTTTTTCGCCAGGACGGCACCGTTCAGTATCAGAATACCATTGGTGATTTTGATATCTCAACGGCCTATATCATCGGTAACAATACATCATCTCTGGATTACGGCGCGAACTCGGCAGTACGTTATACGCTCGATCTCGGAGCGGCTGGAAAACTCCAGCCAGTCATCGCCGTTCAGCAGGATAAAGCGAAACACGGCGACCAGTCAGGCCAGTCAGATGATAACGCCGATAAATACACAATGTGGGGTGTTGGTAGCCGTTATTACCTCGGGGATTTTATGTTTGGTCTGCTCTACTCGCAGGATGAAGTAACATATCTCGATGGACGTCCGGACAGCACCGATAAAGACTGGGAAGCAACCATTGTGTATTCGCTGACTCCGGACTGGTGGTTCAGAACCGGTTACCGTCATTTAATTAATAGTGATGGTGATGGTCTCGAGCTCCGTGACACGACATTTGAAGTTCAATATAAGCTCACAGCTAAAAGTTCGCTGTACGGTTCCTATTCCTGGCGTAATGGTGAAGCTGGCGAAAACCGTGTAACAGGTAAAATGGTGTCATTCGGTGGGAATAATCCTGAAGACGATTATTTCCACCTGGGATTACGTTACGAATTCTAA
- a CDS encoding SIS domain-containing protein, with the protein MGYLKKIKSGITSFSNTDRKIAAFIINNIANFQNITTHLMAERLSIAQSAITKFSQKLGAKGFTELKLAMIVEYNNTPQDNEPVLHSSIHKSDSLKEIANKLILEKNNALERTTNYIDFGQLAHIIGLINGARKIQITGIGGSALTAKDLAFKLMKIGYNITCEIDSHVQLTVAQALTKDDVQIVISYSGRKKEINMAANAAKGNGARIIAITSLNKSPLKRIAHYVIETLSNEDEWRSSSISSRTAQNCITDLIFIGLLQINDVRSLSMIKQSRDLINRLE; encoded by the coding sequence ATGGGATACTTAAAAAAAATAAAATCAGGAATAACAAGCTTCTCAAATACTGACAGAAAAATTGCGGCATTCATTATTAACAATATTGCTAATTTTCAAAATATCACTACTCATTTGATGGCAGAGCGATTAAGCATAGCTCAGTCAGCAATCACAAAATTCTCACAAAAGTTAGGTGCAAAAGGATTTACTGAATTAAAGCTAGCAATGATTGTAGAATATAATAATACTCCACAAGATAACGAACCCGTATTACACAGCTCCATTCATAAATCCGATTCATTAAAGGAAATCGCAAACAAGCTTATCCTTGAAAAGAATAATGCTCTTGAAAGAACGACGAACTATATTGACTTTGGACAGCTCGCTCACATTATAGGCTTAATCAATGGTGCCAGAAAAATACAAATAACAGGTATTGGCGGATCGGCATTGACAGCAAAAGACCTTGCTTTTAAATTAATGAAAATAGGATACAACATCACCTGTGAAATAGATTCACATGTTCAGTTAACAGTGGCGCAAGCATTGACAAAAGATGATGTACAAATTGTCATCTCATATTCAGGCAGAAAAAAAGAAATCAATATGGCCGCAAACGCAGCGAAAGGGAATGGCGCCAGGATAATTGCCATTACATCATTAAATAAAAGTCCATTAAAACGAATAGCTCATTATGTCATCGAAACACTTTCGAATGAGGATGAGTGGCGTAGCTCCTCGATATCATCCCGTACCGCCCAAAACTGCATTACAGATTTAATATTTATTGGCCTATTACAGATTAACGATGTGCGGTCGCTTTCGATGATTAAACAAAGTCGTGACTTGATTAATAGATTAGAATAA
- the queA gene encoding tRNA preQ1(34) S-adenosylmethionine ribosyltransferase-isomerase QueA, whose protein sequence is MRVTDFSFELPESLIAHYPQPERSSCRLLSLDGPTGALTHGTFTDLLDKLNPGDLLVFNNTRVIPARLFGRKASGGKIEVLVERMLDDKRILAHIRASKAPKPGAELLLGDDESINATMLARHGALFEVEFNDERPVLDILNSIGHMPLPPYIDRPDEDADRELYQTVYGTKPGAVAAPTAGLHFDDPLLEKLRAKGVEMAFVTLHVGAGTFQPVRVDSIEEHIMHSEYAEVPQDVVDAVLAAKARGNRVIAVGTTSVRSLESAAQAAKNELIEPFFADTQIFIYPGYQYKIIDALVTNFHLPESTLIMLVSAFAGYQHTMNAYQAAVAQKYRFFSYGDAMFITYNPQAISERP, encoded by the coding sequence ATGCGCGTTACCGATTTTTCCTTTGAACTACCTGAATCCCTGATTGCCCACTATCCGCAACCGGAGCGCAGTAGCTGCCGCTTGCTGTCGCTGGACGGGCCGACGGGCGCGCTGACGCACGGTACTTTCACCGATTTGCTTGATAAGCTCAACCCTGGCGATCTTCTGGTCTTTAACAATACCCGGGTGATCCCGGCGCGTCTGTTTGGCCGTAAAGCCAGCGGCGGCAAGATTGAAGTACTGGTTGAGCGGATGCTGGATGATAAACGTATTCTGGCACACATTCGCGCTTCCAAGGCGCCGAAACCGGGCGCGGAACTGCTGCTGGGCGATGACGAAAGTATTAATGCCACCATGCTGGCGCGCCACGGCGCGCTGTTTGAAGTTGAATTCAACGATGAGCGCCCGGTGCTCGATATTCTCAACAGCATCGGCCATATGCCGCTGCCGCCGTATATCGATCGTCCTGACGAAGATGCCGACCGCGAACTGTATCAGACCGTTTATGGCACCAAGCCTGGCGCGGTGGCCGCGCCGACCGCTGGCTTGCACTTTGACGATCCGCTGCTGGAAAAACTGCGCGCCAAAGGCGTCGAGATGGCGTTTGTGACCCTGCACGTAGGGGCGGGAACCTTCCAGCCGGTGCGCGTCGACAGCATTGAAGAGCACATCATGCACTCCGAATATGCGGAAGTACCGCAGGATGTGGTGGACGCGGTGCTGGCGGCGAAAGCTCGCGGCAACCGCGTTATCGCGGTGGGCACGACCTCTGTGCGTTCGCTGGAAAGCGCGGCGCAGGCGGCGAAAAACGAGCTGATTGAACCGTTTTTTGCCGATACGCAGATCTTTATCTATCCGGGATATCAGTACAAAATCATCGATGCACTGGTGACGAACTTCCATCTCCCTGAATCAACTCTGATTATGCTGGTCTCCGCTTTTGCGGGCTATCAGCACACCATGAACGCCTATCAGGCTGCGGTAGCGCAAAAATATCGCTTTTTTAGCTACGGGGACGCGATGTTTATCACGTACAATCCGCAGGCTATTTCTGAGCGTCCGTAA
- the murQ gene encoding N-acetylmuramic acid 6-phosphate etherase: MDLNKMITEGANPASMEIDRLSNLEMCRVINSEDKKVALAVEKCLPDIADAVEIISNGVAQGGRLIYVGAGTSGRLGILDASECPPTYGVPRELVQGIIAGGQHAIQNAVEGAEDNRSDAILDIGNIDLNENDVVVGIAASGRTPYVLAVLNHAMHSVGCKTISISCNPGSDIEKFANIAITPVVGPEVIAGSSRMKAGTAQKMILNMLSTSLMIKMGKVYGNLMVDVVATNMKLFERQVLIVTTATGCNRVEAERALRDSNRNCKTAIVMVLKKCPATHARLLLKNNNGFIRAAIEYGEIN; encoded by the coding sequence CTGGATTTAAATAAAATGATTACTGAAGGCGCAAATCCTGCATCAATGGAGATTGATCGCCTTAGTAACCTGGAAATGTGCAGGGTTATTAATAGCGAGGATAAAAAAGTCGCGCTGGCGGTAGAGAAATGTCTCCCGGACATTGCTGATGCCGTGGAAATTATTTCTAATGGGGTGGCACAGGGAGGACGTCTAATTTATGTTGGCGCGGGTACATCCGGACGGCTTGGTATACTGGATGCCAGTGAATGTCCTCCGACATATGGTGTTCCACGCGAACTGGTTCAGGGCATTATTGCAGGTGGTCAACACGCGATCCAAAATGCTGTTGAAGGCGCAGAGGATAATCGCAGCGACGCAATTCTCGATATTGGCAATATCGATCTTAACGAAAACGATGTTGTCGTCGGCATTGCCGCGAGTGGAAGAACGCCGTACGTCCTTGCTGTTCTGAACCATGCAATGCACTCTGTAGGTTGTAAAACCATTTCTATATCCTGCAATCCGGGAAGCGATATTGAGAAATTTGCTAATATCGCCATTACTCCCGTTGTTGGCCCGGAGGTGATCGCCGGCTCATCGCGCATGAAAGCCGGAACGGCGCAAAAAATGATCCTCAATATGCTATCAACTTCGCTCATGATAAAAATGGGAAAAGTTTACGGTAATTTAATGGTGGATGTTGTTGCCACCAATATGAAATTATTTGAACGTCAGGTTTTAATTGTCACTACTGCGACTGGTTGTAATCGTGTTGAAGCGGAACGGGCTTTACGTGACAGTAATCGGAATTGTAAAACCGCAATCGTTATGGTTTTGAAGAAATGTCCGGCGACGCATGCCCGGTTGTTATTAAAAAACAACAATGGTTTTATTCGCGCTGCAATTGAATATGGGGAAATAAACTAA
- a CDS encoding peroxiredoxin: MVLVTRQAPDFTAAAVLGNGEIVEKFNFKQHTNGKATVLFFWPMDFTFVCPSELIAFDKRYEEFQKRGVEVVGVSFDSEFVHNAWRNTPVDQGGIGPVKYAMVADIKREIQKAYGIEHPDEGVALRGSFLIDANGIVRHQVVNDLPLGRNIDEMLRMVDALQFHEEHGEVCPAQWEKGKEGMAASPEGVAKYLTENVSSL; encoded by the coding sequence ATGGTTCTGGTTACTCGTCAGGCTCCGGACTTTACCGCTGCAGCAGTATTAGGTAACGGCGAAATCGTTGAGAAATTCAACTTCAAACAGCACACCAACGGTAAAGCTACCGTCCTGTTCTTCTGGCCGATGGACTTCACTTTCGTTTGCCCGTCTGAACTGATCGCTTTCGACAAGCGCTACGAAGAATTCCAGAAACGCGGCGTAGAAGTTGTTGGCGTTTCCTTCGACTCCGAGTTCGTTCACAACGCATGGCGTAACACTCCGGTAGACCAGGGCGGTATCGGCCCGGTTAAATACGCGATGGTTGCCGACATCAAACGTGAAATTCAGAAAGCTTATGGTATCGAGCATCCGGACGAAGGCGTTGCGCTGCGCGGTTCCTTCCTGATCGACGCTAACGGCATCGTTCGCCACCAGGTTGTTAACGACCTGCCGCTGGGCCGTAACATCGACGAAATGCTGCGTATGGTTGACGCGCTGCAGTTCCACGAAGAGCACGGTGAAGTTTGCCCGGCACAGTGGGAAAAAGGTAAAGAAGGTATGGCCGCTTCTCCGGAAGGCGTTGCTAAATACCTGACCGAGAACGTCTCCAGCCTGTAA